The segment GGAGAGTATCGAAGGAGACAGAGAGCGTTTGGAGCAGGGAAGAAAGATACAGGATCAGTTGAGACAGTTGAGGGAAGATATCTTGGCAGACGGGAAGTTGGAAAGATTCagtcaagaagagatggagGTTGCGAATGTTCCATTGTCGTTTAACGAGGAGTTGTCTCGCGTTGGGGAAGTCAGTTGGTTCGATGCGGAATGGCTGTTTGCCGAGATCTATCTGTACAGGAGAATGAACGTTCTATTTGCGCAGCAGTCGCTGTGGAGGGGGTTTGACATTTTTGACAGGGTGAAGCAGTCGACGTTCCGCTCGTCGTTGCACGGAGTGGTGGAGTTGGCCCTGAGGTACAGAAGTCTTTGCGAGCAGTTGGAGGCAATCGGCGAGGATGAGGAGGCGCTTAAGctgctcttcaaggagTTCATCGACATCTCGCTGTGGGGAAATGCCACTGATCTGTCGCTGTTGACAGATGCGACGATTGAAGATATAAAGTCGATACAGGGTGCCAAGGTTAGGCAGGAATCCGAGGCCAAGATCCTGGTCAATGACACCGAGAGGGCGTGGGAAGCGATCAGGCACGCCAGCGGCGATAGCAAGAGAGTGGACTTTGTGCTGGATAACTCTGGGTTTGAGTTGTATGCTGATCTGATGCTGGCCGCATTTTTGCTGAAAAGCAAGCTGGTCACAAAGTGTGTGTTCCACGCCAAGGATATTCCTTACATGGTCAGCGATGTCGTGCTGGAAGATTTTGATATccttttgaaagatctgAAGGATAGAGACTTTTTCGCGGTGACCGATGCAAGCTCAAAGGAAGCGTTGGACTTCTTTGCAGATACGATAACTGATTACGTTTCGCAAGGCAGAGTCGAGATTCGTGAAGATATGTTCTGGACGACTCATCTGGATTACTGGAATATTGATCCCACGGAAACGAAATACCATGGAGCTGAAATTTATAGAGATTTTGTTGAGTCTACCTTGGTCATCTTTAAGGGAGATCTGAACTACAGGAAGCTGACTGGTGACCGGAAATGGGCTCGTACTACGCCATGGTTGGAAGCTATTGGGCCATTGGCTCACAGCGGGATCACTTCGTTGAGCTTAAGGACCTGCAAGGCTGATGTTCAAGTCGCGCTTCCTGAAGGTGTGGACGAAGAGCTTTCGAAATTGTGGGAAAAGGACCATCCGGGCCGCGGCTCCTGGTGGTCTAGCAGTGGCAAATGGGCCGTCATCTGTTTTGCCTCAGGTAATTGAGAGGGCTAGAGTAGAAAATCTCGATTTCCAGGTGGAAGTCGCAGTTCGGTACTGATATTTGCTGAGCCTAAAAGACAGAATTAAGCTAAATTATGTAATTTTGATCCACCCAGCATGGCAGTAGTGCCAGCACGTCTAAGATCAATCCGAGTACACCCGGAGCAGTGCGAAATGCTTGGAATGCAGTATCCCTGGGAAGAATATTCATAAAATGTAAATCTTATCCAATATGAGAAAACAAGACTTCAGAGATCTTATGCGCTTTCGGCTTGATCTGACGGCACACTTGAGGCTTGCTACACCGCTTTCAATGACTACGACTGTTAAATGAGAGGTAGCAAAATTCTACAAAACAACAGATACACATGGGACTGAAACAACGACCAACAGCCTTGGCCCAGGAGCTTCGTTGGCAAGTATTTTCATGCTCGTTCGACAAGTTGATCgtgcttcttcaaagcaacAAAGCAGTTAGTAGTCCATCTGAGTAAAATTGGTTCCCTCAATGTTCGAAATATCTGTCCTGCCGCAACCTTTGTCTGTAAGTATGCAACTATCGTCAGGCCCTTTAACTTTTAGTCAATCTCGGTATCACTTAATTAAATCTTAACCCCAGACAAATTGAGAAGAATAGAGAGTCAGGGGTCATGAGCTTCTATTCGAATCTTCCAAGTGGTCATAATGATACATCTTCTGTATCCTCTCTGTATCCTACAATCTTCGAGATCATATCATCTCAAGAGATTGATGCATTGCTCCCAACTTCAGTCAGATATTTAATCGTCAACTACTGGATCTCCCGCCACCCATCGAAGCTATCGTTACAAATAAACAATTATTTCCACGAGTGGTTTGATCTGCTCTTAAAAGGTGCAATTGAATGCTATCATATCAACCGTTATAATTCCACTTTTGTGGATAAGTTCTATGGGTTACAGCGGTTCAATGCATCTAACAAAGTGCTGGTGCAAGCACAGGCCAATTCTTCGGTTAGGTATTGGCCCAACGGCCTCACATTAAGTGGTAAACAGAAAGCTGTGGTGCTATTCGAGAAAGTCCTCCTGCCTTACATCAGACAAAAACTGGACGATTTACATGCCAAGTACGTTGCACGGTCTGCTTTCTCGAGTAATGGAAATCAAAGTGTTGTCGTAAAGAAGCTATACCCGTTAATTAAGAAGCTTTTTTATGTGCTGAATCTATTTGTCAAACTATTCTTCCTGGGCGGGCGGATTGGTTCGATAACATTTCTCGAgtatctctttcaaattgaGTACACCAGAATGACTTTACCGCTGGAATCTTCCATTACGACAAAGTCAAACCCGCCCTACAGCAACAGGCTACCTAGGCAAAATCTTTACAGTCTTTGGCATAAGTGTTACATTGTtttgaggaaaatgaaCCAAATTCTCTCGTACTCAGGATCGCAGCTCTTCCCGGCGTTTATCTTCATGCTACGGGTTTATCAATGGTGGACGACGCAGGATTTGACGGCGAAGTTGCAAAGGAAGTTGAACGATGTCGATAAGTTCATCCCTCGGGCCAATAACAGCAGCGATCAGGCGTACAAATCTACCGGAATTTGTCCCATATGTCATAACCAAATTCAGAACCCCGGCGTTCTGGAGACAGGATATGCTGCCTGCTATCCATGTGCTATAGCATACTTGCCAAAAAATGAGGGAAGATGCCCTGTAACCAAAAAGAGGCTCTTGGGCTGTAAGTACAATGCAGAATTGGGGAAATGGCAGGTTATTAGTGGTGTAAGGAAACTTTTGGTCACTTAATCAACTGGTTTGTTTCTCAGGAAACATGTTCCAATTTCCCACTGCTCACAAGCCGTTCTGAAAGCAGAAATTTCGCTTTCTTTATTCATTATTTCCTCTTCAATGTCGTCAGTCGGGTGTCTCCTCAGTTGGGACACCAGTAACGAAACGCTTCTCAAGACCTTGGGATCGATATCATTAGAATGCCGGAGATACTGAATAATGCGGTTTATTTTGCCCGCAAGTTTAATCGTGAACTCTTGTTCACTTGCTGCCTCATCTTGCGCAGCCTCCCGGAAACCGAGATCCATATTGCTGCTTGAGTCTCTCAGCTCGTGATGAACTCTATTCAAAGTCAATCGATGAGAATCCAATTCCACGGAGTGACAACTGAGGGAAGATTCTTGGAGGGGATCATATGTAAAAAGGTATCTTAAACCATCTACCTGCGTCATCAATCGTTGCAACGTTGGCGAATAATCATATAGGGTTTCATTCAGCACCATGATACCTAGGGGTTTCAGGCCCGGATTAGTGCACTCAGTTAGTTCGATGCGCCTGTTCACTTGATTAATGTCGTATTCGAAGCTTGTACACGAAGCAGCGACTGGTTTCAAAGACAGGGGAATGTTTACGCATCTGCTTAGAAGGCAGTTCTTGTCGGGCGACTCATGACCTAAAAGCAATAGGCATTGTGGCGGTCTGCCACTCAGAGCGATAAGCTCATACTGATAGTTAGCCTCTATAAATGCCAGCCGATCTAACACCACAGTGGGAATATCAACCATTGTTTACTCAATTTGAGGGAGAATGGGAGTTTTCGTCGTTGGACCGTATCGAATTGCCTTACCTTTGTTTATATACAAGTGATGATACGTTAATTTATACAAACATGCCTATGCGTATGCGGTCACACAATGACTGCACCATGATCGATTACTGGAGCTTGATTCTCCATTGGCTCGTAACAGTACCACTTCATCAATGCATCCGTGGCTGCTCTTGCCTTGGCCTCTTTAAGAGAGGAGCCAAAACCTTCGCCCAACTTTTCAGATCCGGAGAATACGCCCACTATAAAGACCGGGGCCTTAGACAATCTGCCTGATTCGGCGAGCAGCTTGGACACTGGTTTATGCAATCCTTCCCGACGACATAAAGCGGCCAGCTCTCTAGTAGGTTGCTCGAATTGGAACAGTCTTGTGACGTCAAGATGCCTGCTCAGAATATGTTCATCGATAAATTTGCCTGACAGTTCAGGTTGTGTCTCCTGTGTACAGGCCCAAAGAGCACCTATTACACTTCTTGTTGCTAAAGCATATGCGGCATTCTCAGAGAAGTTTTGAGAGGTTATCAATTGAACACCATCATGTTTGCTCAAGCTATTGTTAAAGAACCTTAATTTCCCTAACGTTATCTGTATCGGTTCCTTCTTTAGATATCTATCCACCACCGAGGTTGTCTCCGTTTCAATGCCCCATGATCTGGCGACGCTTGCCAACACATCCTGCGATATGTAGGCGTCAACTGCGGCATTCAGTATAACAGTGGGTAACCTGGGGTATCTGGCCATCAACCGCTGTGTGACGTGATAAGTCAGTAAGTTTTTCCCGAAGATGTTCAAACCGTGATTATCAAAGAAGTTATTAGTAGGGACAGTACTCGTAAATGCAATCCCTGAGCGTGGATCGTTTATGTCTCCTGGCAATTGCGATGAACGGCAGGTCAGGCATCTCGCGAGAACTGATAGAGGGAACTCCCTGGGCAACGCTAGTCTTTTATGAAGGGTCACCAATGCTGGCGATCTGTTCGCTATGTCCTCTGGAACATCATTGATTATATCTTTTAAGTCCCTGTAATATTCCCTGTATTGATCAAGCTGCGCGGAATCGCTCAGAACCTGCTGCTCCTGCCTGAGGGACCTGCATGATTGTATCAATCTTCTTGTAATTGAAGGCTGTAATTTGAATGTACCATTTGATAGAGCAGTACATCTAAATGACCTGACCACCCGATACAATTGAGACATTTCCATGGGTCTCCTCGGAAGCGAGTGTTGAATTCAGTGCGAAAAAGAGCCTCCAGCCACCAATCTTGAGATGATCACTACCAGCTGAAAAGGCCCCAAAGTAGCTCACCTCTCTCACTTACTTAGGCCTAGCGCACTCGATTTTACGGGTTTCCAGGTCGTTatgcaaaatttttcaaaatagGCATTACCCGGAATAAAAGCTTGACAACACGACGACTCTTGGCAAATGACAGTAATTAACTGCTGAGAGCTACGATTTTGTAAAATCGCCCGATTCAATCGCTAAGTTAGTAAACATCAGGATTCACGATGTGTAATTTTCTGGAATATCGACAGCAAAATTTGCGGTTTCTAGGTTTCTCAAGCCCAGGTGACGCTTACGAGAATGACTTTCACATCTCGCACATACTATGCTTCATTTGCTAGGGGGATATGAAGAGTAGCCAACGATTCTGTTCTGCTCTGGAGAAGTATTTCCATCTGACTTTTTATGTTTTGTTATATATTTTTGTTGTTCGCCGTGTCGTGCAGCGTAGCGAAAGACATCCGATCAGGATATTAAAACTTGAGTAAACTGTAAATCAATGAGACAACACGACTATATTTCTTACAGACGTGCCATGCGCAATGTAAGGAAGCGAAGATTGCTGGCCTCATCGGCAATCTCAGCCTGGAAGCTGGACTGAGAGAGATTCCAAAAAATGCTTGAAGTCCCTATTGCTCGACAAGCGATCTGAAAATCTGGtcttcttgaactggttATTTACCTACTTAACAGCGACTAACTCTTTCGTTAGGAAGCAATGGCAACTATTCTTGGATATAGTTTTGCTAACTTGCAATTTCACACACCGAGTAACGGGCATGTGGCGTAGTTGGTAGCGCGCTCCCTTAGCATGGGAGAGGTCTTCGGTTCGACTCCGGACTTGTCCATTATTTTTTCCACTTCTGCCCTACAATCTCGCTGTAATACTGACTATTTCAATGCAACATTCGTTATGAGATGCTCTAACATTAACTAGCTGCTTGAGATGCTGAAAGTCCCGGGGACCAATCGTTTTCTGTTTCTTCCATGCCGATTTATCGGAACGTCCTCTCTGCCGACGATATATGCTTTATCAACACCGCCAGGGCAGCGATCAGCGATAGCAGTGGTTAGAATATCTGGAAACCATTCAAAATATATTTTACGGAGACTCACCAATTCAGAGAAGGAACCTGTTCCCAGAGTTGCATCTCTCAGAAGACTCTATCATCCAGATCAGAAGCGAAATCTCTTGGATACTTCTCTGACGCTGTTCTTTGAGTCTCCCAAGACATTCACAGGAGAAGACATTTTAGAATTACACTTGCATGGGGGTAAGGCAGTTACTGGTGCTGTGCTTAAAGCGATTGAATCGCTCCACGATCTAGAAAAAGGATTCAATATCCGTTACGCCAATCCTGGAGAGTTCTCGCTCAGAGCATTTCAGAACGGTAAGTTTGATCTCACTGAAGTAGAGGGCATTAAGGAATTGATCGATGCCGAAACTGAGACACAGCGCAAGAGCGCTTTATCAAGCTTCAACGGCGAGAATAAAAGTAGATTTCTACAGTGGAGATCCCAAATCGTCGACAACATCGCCAAGCTGACTGCCATAATAGACTTTGGAGAAGATACGGAGATCGAAGATATAGAAAGTATTCTTACGAACGTCGAGTCGGATATACTTCAGCTGCGAGCAGTAATACGGCAATTTATCGAGAAGATCGAAAGATCAAACATTCTACGAAACGGGATCAGAATAGTCCTTCTTGGGCCGCCGAACGCTGGAAAATCATCTCTGATCAATACTATCAGTCAAGACGATATATCGATCGTTTCGCAAATTCCAGGCACGACCAGGGACGCAATTGAAATAGCCTTGAACATCGGAGGCTACAAAGTCATTATCTGTGATACAGCTGGTGTCAGGGATGACTCATCGGACGCCATAGAAAAGATGGGTATCGAAAAGGcactgaagaagagcgaATCATGTAATTTGTGTCTTTTGCTAGTGGACCCAAACAACACGCCTCTGATACCAGAGAGCTTAAAGCGGCATCTAGCCTCACCTCATTTTCAAAGTGCCGATAAGGTGATTCTGATAAACAAAATTGACACTATTTCTCCAGAAGATTTAGACCATATTGTGCTTCGCATCAGCCAGGAGATAGGTCAAAAACTTCCAATATTACCAATATCTTGTCTATCAGGCGAAGGTATCGAGAACTTGGCCACAGAGCTGATTACTAAATTCCAGTTGTTGTCCGACAGCAGTGACGAGTCCAATCCCATCATCGTTTCGCAGAGAGTGAGAGAAATATTATCCAATGACGTGCTATATGGGATTGACGAGTTTCTATCGTTCAAAAAGGATGTAGTCATGGCTTCCGAAAGTCTACGGCATGCCGCAACAGGTATCGGGAAGATCACAGGAGAAGCGATTGGCGTAGAAGAGGTATTAGGCGTTGTATTCTCTAGTTTCTGCGTAGGGAAGTAACTCGATATGGGATGCATCAATCCCGGACGCTAGAATTCATGCGCGAACGTCTATTTTGTGCCAGTTTCGTTTTCACTTCCAGCTCAGCTTGGAATTCCTCTAATTCATCGCACAATTTTTCATAGTATTCGATCTTAGATTCAACCGTATCAATCCTATCCAGTTGCTGGCTTTTCAAGGCCCGTATCtgttccaattcttcatcgcttcttAACTGAAATCTTTGCTTAAGTTCCTCCAACCATCGCTCATTATCGCATGTCTTCTCACTAAAGACTGAGACTGCCTTTGCCGTCTCTAAATCGACAGCCTCTTGCAACAAATCAACACATCTTTCAATGTCCTGATATAAGGTCCTCACGTTCTCTTTCATCTTATTACTTCCAATGCCGTCTGTTCACCAGTTTGACCTTAACCTAATTAACGTTAGAGATTAAGATCGGTAAGTAGGACGAAATAAGGTACCAGTCCAGTCGAATGCACTAAAAGAACAGCTAAATGCCTGTGAGAAATGGTGGTATGGAAGATCCATGTTATGCAAGGGAACGTTTTCGAATCACGAAGCCACCTCATAAGATTCCCATCAGTTGCATGTTTCTCAGTAATTTCGAAATTACGAAGGGCAATATAACAGTTTGGTCCCGAAAGTGGTCAGAAACAAACTGCGAGATTGATTTAGAGAATGTTGAATTCAAGGCACTCCCCTCGGGGATCCACGAAGTATCAGACGATGTCATTAATTTCGTTCTACCAAAAGAAGTGCCAGGTGATGAGTATCATTATGGCGTAGCCTATTACCAGCAAaatggccaagaaatggcGGAAGGAACTGACCACGTCGATAGAAATGCGGTGAAGATGTACGCTTTGGGAGTCATTGTGGATCCAAACTATAGAGTAAGCGGAGTCTCTGACAGTGGCTTCAACGAATGGAAGCCTAATCAATTTACGAGCGCTAATGATTATGTCGACGACCTCCAAGATTTATTAACACACTGgctggccaagaaagaataCGATAACTTCAGCTTATTCGACGAGTACTTCGACTGCAACGGCTTAACTAATGATGCTGGCGGATTAGCATCACCGATGCTGCAAAGATCAGGTAAACCGGCTCGAGATATATTTTCTCATGATTCCAATGCTATTTCCAAAGAAGCGAGCCGGCCGCAAATGCTTGATTATCTTCCCTTTTGGATAAGAAAGCTGGGCCCGCTCGTGTTCCCTCTGTGGAAATCATGTTTGCTTGGCGAAAGGATATTGATACTAAATCCACAGGGCGGCTCATTTGAACTTTGTAATGCTTTGAATTATTGTCTTTCGATAATTTCGCTGATACCGAAGGCTCTTCAGATTGATAGGCACGAGGAATACGAATATTTTGTCAAGCCTCTCTTCACTATTGGCATCTCTGACATTGACAGCATGGTTTCTGACGTACGCCAGGTACAAAGGAATGCGAAGGTTCCTGGGTTCATCGCCTGCACCAGCGACGAAATCATTATAAGCAAGATTGAGCTGTACGACAAAGTCCTGAAGCTCTCAAAGGAAACAACAAGCCAAGACGGAGATGATGCCGCTATTTACAGTAATACAGGGTTGCAGATCAAAGCGACACCTCATGATTTTGAATCCTTACAATCGCTTTATGATAACTTTCTACATGAAGAgatgtcttcaacagcaaaaGTGCGCTGCATGTCAATGATAGAACCCAAAACATGGACGCAGTGCCTAATTGACGGTTTTTATTGGTGGGCCACAGCCGGTTATGTGAAGCCCTCCTATCAGGAGCATGCTCATAGCACACCGACATCATCAGAAGATAATGAGGTTGAAATGATATTGAGCATTATTGGCTATTTTCACGATCGAACAAGTACCCTGTTCAACAAGCTAAAAGCAATAATTCAGGCCAGCGAACATCAAGGATCCGACGAAGTAATCTCGATACATCCAATGACGTTGGGTGATATGGACTTGGACTGCTTTAGTATGCAGGATAGAGATTTCATCATCGCATTATCTTGGAAATTATTTCAGAGAGAGGTGCGAATCACTGGGGACTATTACGAAGcaatttgttgaaaaaatcatcGACATAATTGAAATTGAGTTCTCAAA is part of the Torulaspora globosa chromosome 7, complete sequence genome and harbors:
- a CDS encoding putative methyltransferase (ancestral locus Anc_2.578); amino-acid sequence: MGVPGRFLTSDKGTFGEHTAHDRWPIIVQNAVDDLGATLESIEGDRERLEQGRKIQDQLRQLREDILADGKLERFSQEEMEVANVPLSFNEELSRVGEVSWFDAEWLFAEIYLYRRMNVLFAQQSLWRGFDIFDRVKQSTFRSSLHGVVELALRYRSLCEQLEAIGEDEEALKLLFKEFIDISLWGNATDLSLLTDATIEDIKSIQGAKVRQESEAKILVNDTERAWEAIRHASGDSKRVDFVLDNSGFELYADLMLAAFLLKSKLVTKCVFHAKDIPYMVSDVVLEDFDILLKDLKDRDFFAVTDASSKEALDFFADTITDYVSQGRVEIREDMFWTTHLDYWNIDPTETKYHGAEIYRDFVESTLVIFKGDLNYRKLTGDRKWARTTPWLEAIGPLAHSGITSLSLRTCKADVQVALPEGVDEELSKLWEKDHPGRGSWWSSSGKWAVICFASGN
- the PEX12 gene encoding ubiquitin-protein ligase peroxin 12 (ancestral locus Anc_2.576): MSFYSNLPSGHNDTSSVSSLYPTIFEIISSQEIDALLPTSVRYLIVNYWISRHPSKLSLQINNYFHEWFDLLLKGAIECYHINRYNSTFVDKFYGLQRFNASNKVLVQAQANSSVRYWPNGLTLSGKQKAVVLFEKVLLPYIRQKLDDLHAKYVARSAFSSNGNQSVVVKKLYPLIKKLFYVLNLFVKLFFLGGRIGSITFLEYLFQIEYTRMTLPLESSITTKSNPPYSNRLPRQNLYSLWHKCYIVLRKMNQILSYSGSQLFPAFIFMLRVYQWWTTQDLTAKLQRKLNDVDKFIPRANNSSDQAYKSTGICPICHNQIQNPGVLETGYAACYPCAIAYLPKNEGRCPVTKKRLLGCKYNAELGKWQVISGVRKLLVT
- the CSI1 gene encoding Csi1p (ancestral locus Anc_2.575), with amino-acid sequence MVDIPTVVLDRLAFIEANYQYELIALSGRPPQCLLLLGHESPDKNCLLSRCVNIPLSLKPVAASCTSFEYDINQVNRRIELTECTNPGLKPLGIMVLNETLYDYSPTLQRLMTQVDGLRYLFTYDPLQESSLSCHSVELDSHRLTLNRVHHELRDSSSNMDLGFREAAQDEAASEQEFTIKLAGKINRIIQYLRHSNDIDPKVLRSVSLLVSQLRRHPTDDIEEEIMNKESEISAFRTACEQWEIGTCFLRNKPVD
- the MRPL3 gene encoding mitochondrial 54S ribosomal protein mL44 (ancestral locus Anc_2.574) produces the protein MEMSQLYRVVRSFRCTALSNGTFKLQPSITRRLIQSCRSLRQEQQVLSDSAQLDQYREYYRDLKDIINDVPEDIANRSPALVTLHKRLALPREFPLSVLARCLTCRSSQLPGDINDPRSGIAFTSTVPTNNFFDNHGLNIFGKNLLTYHVTQRLMARYPRLPTVILNAAVDAYISQDVLASVARSWGIETETTSVVDRYLKKEPIQITLGKLRFFNNSLSKHDGVQLITSQNFSENAAYALATRSVIGALWACTQETQPELSGKFIDEHILSRHLDVTRLFQFEQPTRELAALCRREGLHKPVSKLLAESGRLSKAPVFIVGVFSGSEKLGEGFGSSLKEAKARAATDALMKWYCYEPMENQAPVIDHGAVIV
- the MSS1 gene encoding Mss1p (ancestral locus Anc_2.573); the protein is MLKVPGTNRFLFLPCRFIGTSSLPTIYALSTPPGQRSAIAVVRISGNHSKYILRRLTNSEKEPVPRVASLRRLYHPDQKRNLLDTSLTLFFESPKTFTGEDILELHLHGGKAVTGAVLKAIESLHDLEKGFNIRYANPGEFSLRAFQNGKFDLTEVEGIKELIDAETETQRKSALSSFNGENKSRFLQWRSQIVDNIAKLTAIIDFGEDTEIEDIESILTNVESDILQLRAVIRQFIEKIERSNILRNGIRIVLLGPPNAGKSSLINTISQDDISIVSQIPGTTRDAIEIALNIGGYKVIICDTAGVRDDSSDAIEKMGIEKALKKSESCNLCLLLVDPNNTPLIPESLKRHLASPHFQSADKVILINKIDTISPEDLDHIVLRISQEIGQKLPILPISCLSGEGIENLATELITKFQLLSDSSDESNPIIVSQRVREILSNDVLYGIDEFLSFKKDVVMASESLRHAATGIGKITGEAIGVEEVLGVVFSSFCVGK
- the BLI1 gene encoding Bli1p (ancestral locus Anc_2.572), whose translation is MKENVRTLYQDIERCVDLLQEAVDLETAKAVSVFSEKTCDNERWLEELKQRFQLRSDEELEQIRALKSQQLDRIDTVESKIEYYEKLCDELEEFQAELEVKTKLAQNRRSRMNSSVRD
- the ANR2 gene encoding Anr2p (ancestral locus Anc_2.571) is translated as MPVRNGGMEDPCYARERFRITKPPHKIPISCMFLSNFEITKGNITVWSRKWSETNCEIDLENVEFKALPSGIHEVSDDVINFVLPKEVPGDEYHYGVAYYQQNGQEMAEGTDHVDRNAVKMYALGVIVDPNYRVSGVSDSGFNEWKPNQFTSANDYVDDLQDLLTHWLAKKEYDNFSLFDEYFDCNGLTNDAGGLASPMLQRSGKPARDIFSHDSNAISKEASRPQMLDYLPFWIRKLGPLVFPLWKSCLLGERILILNPQGGSFELCNALNYCLSIISLIPKALQIDRHEEYEYFVKPLFTIGISDIDSMVSDVRQVQRNAKVPGFIACTSDEIIISKIELYDKVLKLSKETTSQDGDDAAIYSNTGLQIKATPHDFESLQSLYDNFLHEEMSSTAKVRCMSMIEPKTWTQCLIDGFYWWATAGYVKPSYQEHAHSTPTSSEDNEVEMILSIIGYFHDRTSTLFNKLKAIIQASEHQGSDEVISIHPMTLGDMDLDCFSMQDRDFIIALSWKLFQREVRITGDYYEAIC